One window of the Sphaerochaeta associata genome contains the following:
- a CDS encoding transketolase: protein MLDMKRLKQQALEIRRLTIEEIGNFGSGHIGGSMSIVEVLTYLYYEAMRIDPSNPRKEDRDRFVCSKGHAGPAVYATLASKGYFNAELLKTLNSGGTNLPSHCDMNKTVGVDFTAGSLGQGFSAAVGIALGQKIKGLDARTYAIIGDGESQEGQIWEAAHTASQWKLGNLIAFTDYNKQQLDGYVSDISDMEYIETRWLGFNWHVQRINGHDFDQIDRAVKRAQAVVDRPSMIILDTIKSYGFIPGEGVAANHSMAFDQKAAQKAIADLYAREGATL, encoded by the coding sequence ATGCTAGACATGAAACGGCTCAAGCAGCAGGCGTTGGAAATCCGCAGGCTCACCATTGAGGAAATCGGAAATTTTGGCTCGGGACACATCGGCGGAAGTATGTCCATCGTGGAAGTGCTCACCTATCTCTATTATGAAGCAATGAGGATCGACCCAAGCAATCCCAGGAAGGAAGACCGCGATCGCTTTGTCTGCTCGAAAGGTCATGCAGGGCCGGCAGTGTATGCAACCTTGGCCAGTAAAGGGTATTTTAACGCCGAGCTTCTGAAAACGCTCAACAGTGGGGGCACCAATCTTCCCAGCCATTGTGACATGAACAAGACAGTCGGAGTGGATTTCACCGCCGGCTCGCTCGGTCAGGGTTTCAGCGCTGCTGTAGGCATCGCTTTGGGTCAGAAGATCAAAGGCCTGGATGCCCGTACGTATGCCATCATCGGTGACGGGGAGAGTCAGGAAGGCCAGATCTGGGAGGCAGCCCATACAGCCAGCCAGTGGAAGCTGGGCAATTTGATCGCCTTCACCGACTACAACAAGCAGCAGCTGGACGGATATGTCTCAGACATTTCCGACATGGAATACATCGAGACCCGCTGGCTTGGATTCAACTGGCATGTGCAGCGGATCAACGGCCATGACTTCGATCAGATCGACCGCGCCGTAAAGCGTGCCCAAGCGGTTGTGGACCGACCCAGCATGATCATCCTGGACACCATCAAGTCCTACGGATTTATTCCCGGAGAGGGTGTGGCAGCCAACCACAGCATGGCTTTCGACCAGAAGGCGGCCCAGAAGGCCATCGCCGATTTGTATGCTCGCGAGGGGGCAACGCTATGA
- a CDS encoding ankyrin repeat domain-containing protein gives MKHISALLILLLVLMFPCFSSDEDLYRAASVGNPSDVVLAAVSTGSLFVEEEDGWNALFYAATNNADVTVLQLLLDNGFAVNQTDNQGMTPLMYCCEYNKAPSVTAFLLEKGADVQTRSPKGESALHRACLGKAGKEVIDLLLKAGASAGQTNIYGQTALHFAAYSGSGGDILTTLILAGAAVNQKDYIGKTALLYLMERQPDKDAIEAMLIFGANPDLADNEGNTALMMAAGRANDGDIIKLLVRHGAKVESRNLSGVTALMYAAAYNQNLDVLDELINAGAEIDTTSITGMSALAYAAWHNSNRSITSRLLAHGASIHSTDEKGQTPLMYAAAANPNVEVVKLLLQAGSDSDRKNLEGYSAREFVQMNPNKESIAPLFK, from the coding sequence ATGAAACACATCTCTGCACTTCTCATTCTTTTGCTGGTTCTCATGTTTCCCTGCTTTTCTTCGGATGAGGACCTTTACCGTGCGGCGTCAGTGGGCAACCCTTCCGATGTCGTGCTCGCAGCTGTCAGTACAGGCTCCCTGTTTGTCGAAGAGGAGGACGGCTGGAACGCCCTCTTCTATGCGGCGACCAACAATGCCGATGTCACAGTCCTGCAACTGTTGCTCGACAATGGGTTTGCCGTCAACCAAACCGACAATCAGGGAATGACTCCTTTGATGTACTGTTGTGAGTATAATAAAGCTCCTTCAGTGACTGCCTTTCTGTTGGAAAAGGGGGCCGACGTACAGACACGCTCTCCCAAAGGAGAGTCCGCCCTGCATCGGGCCTGCCTCGGCAAGGCGGGCAAAGAAGTGATCGACCTACTATTGAAGGCCGGCGCTTCTGCCGGACAGACCAATATCTACGGACAGACTGCTCTCCACTTTGCAGCTTACAGCGGAAGCGGTGGAGACATCCTCACCACCCTCATCCTTGCAGGAGCAGCGGTGAATCAGAAAGATTATATCGGAAAGACGGCGTTATTGTACCTGATGGAAAGACAACCGGATAAGGATGCGATAGAAGCAATGCTCATATTCGGTGCAAATCCGGATCTTGCTGACAACGAAGGCAACACCGCATTGATGATGGCGGCGGGAAGAGCAAACGATGGAGATATTATCAAGCTGCTGGTACGCCATGGGGCCAAAGTCGAGTCGCGCAACCTCTCTGGTGTCACCGCCTTGATGTATGCAGCTGCGTACAATCAGAATCTTGATGTGCTGGATGAGCTGATCAATGCAGGGGCTGAAATCGACACAACCTCCATAACAGGGATGAGTGCATTGGCATATGCGGCCTGGCACAACAGCAACAGGTCCATCACCTCCCGCCTGCTCGCCCATGGTGCCTCGATACACAGCACCGATGAGAAGGGGCAGACACCTTTGATGTATGCAGCTGCAGCAAATCCCAATGTCGAGGTGGTCAAGCTGCTTCTTCAGGCAGGCTCGGATTCCGACAGGAAAAATCTGGAAGGCTATAGCGCCCGAGAGTTTGTACAGATGAATCCCAACAAAGAGAGTATTGCTCCTCTGTTCAAATAA
- a CDS encoding proline--tRNA ligase, which translates to MRMSKLFSKTLREAPNGADSKGYEYLLRAGFIRQLGAGIFSLLPFGFNATKKIEQVIREEMNAIGGQEILMPLVNPADIWKETGRYYSIDKEMSRFSDRVGRDMVLAMTHEEAVTDLARGEIDSYKRLPLLVYQIQTKWRDDPRPRAGLIRVREFTMKDSYSFDVDQAGLDAQYAAHYKAYFRIFSRCGLPVIVVGADSGMMGGKISHEYMYLSAIGEDTIITCPTCGYTANRQVATFKKTYYTEPMKQTEKVLTPDCKTIDELAAFLKIEKRQTAKAVFMVGTFINDTNGEEEDKLIVGIIRGDLEVEENKLQNAARANALRPAHAEEILAKKMVPGYGSAIGCSKDVLVIVDDSVAKSNNLVAGANEEGYHLLNTNFERDYTGQTADIASAAAGYACPECEGSLSASKGVEVGNIFQLNTRYSESMNCSYQDEGGVRKPVIMGSYGIGVGRLLACLAENYSDEQGLSLPISVAPMQVHLVSLVKDAEIGEQLYKQLSAAGVEVLYDDRKESAGVKFADADLIGLPIRITLGNRSLKEGKVEVKLRRNLEETFSFELATVVEETKALIAKLKAELEDQVIEKEWKQA; encoded by the coding sequence ATGAGGATGTCCAAACTCTTTTCAAAAACCCTTCGCGAGGCCCCGAACGGTGCTGACAGCAAGGGCTACGAGTATTTGCTTCGTGCAGGTTTTATCCGCCAATTGGGAGCCGGTATTTTCAGTTTGCTTCCCTTCGGCTTCAATGCAACCAAGAAGATTGAGCAGGTCATCCGCGAGGAAATGAATGCAATCGGAGGCCAGGAAATCCTGATGCCCTTGGTCAACCCTGCCGACATCTGGAAAGAGACCGGTCGGTACTACAGCATCGACAAGGAGATGAGCCGCTTCAGCGACCGTGTCGGTCGTGACATGGTGCTTGCCATGACCCACGAGGAAGCTGTCACCGACCTGGCCCGCGGTGAGATCGACAGCTATAAGCGCCTGCCGCTTCTGGTCTACCAGATCCAGACCAAGTGGCGCGACGATCCCCGTCCCCGTGCCGGCCTGATCCGCGTGCGTGAATTCACCATGAAAGACAGCTACTCCTTCGATGTCGACCAAGCGGGTCTGGATGCCCAGTATGCCGCCCATTACAAAGCCTACTTCAGGATTTTCAGTCGGTGTGGTCTTCCTGTCATTGTTGTCGGAGCCGACAGCGGCATGATGGGAGGCAAGATCTCCCACGAGTACATGTACCTCTCCGCCATCGGTGAGGACACGATCATCACCTGCCCGACGTGCGGATACACCGCCAACCGCCAGGTGGCGACCTTCAAGAAAACCTACTATACCGAGCCGATGAAGCAGACCGAGAAGGTTCTCACCCCCGATTGCAAGACCATCGATGAGCTTGCTGCGTTCCTGAAGATTGAGAAGCGGCAGACCGCCAAGGCTGTGTTCATGGTCGGAACCTTCATCAACGATACCAATGGCGAGGAAGAGGACAAGCTGATCGTCGGCATCATCCGTGGCGATCTGGAGGTTGAGGAAAACAAGCTCCAGAATGCCGCCCGTGCAAACGCCCTCAGGCCCGCCCATGCAGAGGAGATCCTTGCAAAGAAGATGGTCCCCGGCTACGGCTCGGCCATCGGATGCAGCAAGGATGTCCTGGTCATCGTCGATGACTCGGTGGCAAAGAGCAACAACCTTGTCGCAGGGGCGAACGAGGAAGGGTATCACCTACTGAATACCAACTTTGAACGCGACTATACAGGCCAGACCGCCGACATTGCAAGTGCTGCAGCCGGCTATGCCTGCCCCGAGTGCGAAGGGAGTCTTTCTGCTTCCAAAGGCGTTGAGGTTGGAAATATCTTCCAGCTCAACACCCGCTACAGCGAGAGCATGAACTGCAGTTATCAGGATGAGGGAGGAGTCCGCAAGCCTGTCATCATGGGTAGCTACGGCATCGGGGTGGGACGCCTTCTCGCCTGTCTTGCCGAGAACTATAGTGATGAACAAGGGCTTTCCTTGCCCATCTCCGTTGCACCGATGCAGGTACATCTTGTCAGCCTGGTAAAAGACGCCGAGATCGGCGAGCAACTGTACAAGCAGCTCAGTGCTGCCGGTGTTGAAGTGCTTTATGACGACCGCAAGGAGTCCGCCGGTGTCAAGTTCGCCGATGCCGACCTCATCGGGCTTCCGATCCGCATCACTTTGGGCAACCGCTCCCTGAAGGAGGGCAAGGTCGAGGTGAAACTGAGAAGAAACCTAGAAGAGACCTTCAGCTTCGAGCTGGCCACGGTTGTGGAAGAGACCAAGGCCCTCATTGCAAAACTCAAGGCCGAGCTTGAGGATCAGGTTATCGAGAAAGAGTGGAAGCAGGCATAA
- a CDS encoding rhomboid family intramembrane serine protease has product MKKASLINRRFRDGTYKNYTLKLVVINALIYLLTAFLYPRSAYYLAMIPSFVLNGYLWQLFTYMFVHGSFNHLLFNMLSLFIFGSMVEKRIGSKEFLLFYLLTGLFGGIASFVSYYLAGTNVILVGASGAIYGVMLMFAVFYPYSVIFVFGFIPVRAPILVILYAIIELSSHVFGRGGNVAHLTHLSGLVFGYLYCRIRMRINPIDVFKRTL; this is encoded by the coding sequence ATGAAGAAAGCATCTCTCATCAACCGGAGATTCCGGGATGGTACATATAAGAATTATACCTTGAAGCTGGTGGTGATCAATGCCTTGATCTATCTGCTTACCGCTTTTCTGTATCCTCGTAGTGCCTACTACCTGGCAATGATTCCTTCCTTCGTGCTCAACGGCTATCTGTGGCAGCTGTTTACCTACATGTTTGTGCATGGAAGTTTTAATCATCTGCTGTTCAACATGCTCAGCCTTTTCATTTTTGGTTCGATGGTCGAGAAAAGAATCGGCAGCAAGGAATTTCTGCTTTTCTACCTGTTGACCGGATTGTTCGGCGGTATTGCCAGTTTTGTCAGCTATTACCTGGCCGGAACCAACGTAATTCTGGTAGGAGCTTCAGGAGCCATCTACGGGGTGATGCTGATGTTCGCCGTCTTCTACCCTTATTCGGTAATCTTTGTGTTTGGCTTCATTCCCGTTCGGGCCCCGATCTTGGTCATTCTCTATGCCATCATCGAACTGTCCAGCCATGTGTTCGGCAGAGGCGGCAACGTAGCTCACCTGACGCATCTGAGCGGATTGGTTTTCGGGTATCTGTATTGCAGGATCAGGATGCGTATCAACCCCATCGACGTGTTCAAGCGAACCCTTTAA
- a CDS encoding SAM-dependent methyltransferase, producing the protein MATSRRDRADSYTKRAHKEGYPARSVYKLEELQQSFKLIKSGDTVLDVGAAPGSWTLYTHNELIKGKGTIIAVDLNPLNLNPVPVTVTSYVGDAFGKEMREKLISHGPYDVIISDAAPMTMGNRAVDTARSENLAEQVVYLAQDHLKVHGNLVVKIFQGGGQVELLKLMRTLFAKVKPFKPKACRDDSFEIYLVGLDRLEK; encoded by the coding sequence ATGGCAACCAGCAGAAGAGACCGTGCAGACTCCTATACAAAACGTGCACACAAGGAAGGCTACCCTGCACGCTCCGTCTACAAACTTGAAGAGCTGCAGCAGAGTTTCAAGCTCATCAAGAGCGGCGATACCGTATTGGATGTGGGTGCAGCTCCAGGGTCGTGGACGCTCTATACCCATAATGAATTGATCAAGGGCAAGGGAACAATTATTGCAGTCGACCTCAATCCCCTGAACCTCAATCCGGTACCTGTAACCGTCACATCCTATGTCGGGGATGCATTCGGAAAAGAGATGAGGGAAAAACTCATCTCCCACGGCCCCTACGATGTCATCATCAGTGACGCCGCCCCCATGACGATGGGAAACCGGGCAGTCGATACTGCACGCAGTGAGAATCTTGCCGAGCAGGTTGTCTACCTTGCCCAGGACCATCTGAAGGTACATGGAAATCTAGTGGTCAAAATCTTTCAGGGGGGAGGACAGGTTGAACTGCTCAAACTCATGCGCACGCTCTTTGCAAAAGTTAAACCTTTCAAGCCGAAAGCCTGCAGGGATGACTCCTTCGAGATTTATCTGGTAGGCTTGGATCGGTTGGAGAAGTGA
- a CDS encoding ankyrin repeat domain-containing protein codes for MAKREETLNKKLLAAAVTATKVKEIKSLLDQGADIHTQNEWGLTPIMLAAQYNPSVNVLKALLEAGADIQEAEPKYRSNSLHLAANKSESPKIIEELLKAGADLNARNYLGETALIMAVNSNPETRVISALLKAGADINARDYQGHSVLEYAKAAKRTYIVNQLKKMGAN; via the coding sequence ATGGCGAAACGTGAAGAAACCCTGAACAAAAAGTTGCTCGCAGCTGCTGTAACCGCTACCAAGGTGAAGGAAATCAAGAGCCTTCTGGACCAGGGTGCTGACATTCACACCCAGAACGAGTGGGGCCTTACTCCCATTATGCTTGCAGCCCAGTACAACCCCTCGGTCAATGTATTGAAAGCCTTGCTGGAAGCAGGGGCTGACATTCAGGAAGCCGAGCCGAAGTACCGCTCCAACTCCCTGCACCTTGCAGCAAACAAGAGCGAAAGCCCGAAGATCATCGAGGAGCTTTTGAAGGCAGGGGCCGACCTCAACGCCCGAAACTACCTCGGAGAGACCGCCTTGATCATGGCGGTGAACAGCAACCCCGAGACCCGCGTCATTTCAGCCCTGCTGAAAGCAGGCGCAGACATCAATGCGAGGGATTATCAGGGCCACTCGGTACTCGAGTATGCCAAGGCTGCCAAGAGAACCTATATTGTTAACCAGCTGAAGAAGATGGGAGCGAACTAA
- a CDS encoding transketolase family protein: MRDLSTCENMRDAAMAAINDLASEHKEVVMLDADLASCLGSGSFCSRYPDRFYNCGIAEANMVGVAAGLASMGLVPFAHSFGCFATRRAYDQVFLSVGYTGQTVHLIGSDPGITAQLNGGTHMPFEDIALMRQVPGVTIIEPSDAQSLYELIRQAYELNKASYTRVPRKGATHRYPVGTPIELGKGIVLAEGSDVGIFATGEVMVNAAQEAVKLLLQKGVKATLVDLHTIRPLDYPLIEQVAAKTGRILVCENGRYAGGIGEAVAAHLARVQPTRMDFVNVGERFGEVGKLAYLAQTFGFTAASIVEKVEALVAV, encoded by the coding sequence ATGAGAGATTTAAGTACCTGTGAAAATATGCGCGATGCAGCGATGGCTGCCATCAATGATCTTGCTTCCGAGCACAAGGAAGTAGTGATGCTGGATGCCGATCTGGCCAGCTGTCTCGGCTCGGGATCCTTCTGTTCGCGCTATCCCGATCGGTTCTACAACTGTGGTATCGCCGAGGCGAATATGGTGGGTGTGGCTGCGGGCCTGGCCTCAATGGGTCTGGTTCCGTTCGCCCACAGCTTTGGCTGCTTTGCCACCCGTCGCGCCTACGACCAGGTTTTTCTCTCTGTCGGATACACAGGCCAAACAGTGCATCTCATCGGAAGCGACCCGGGCATTACCGCACAGCTCAACGGCGGGACGCACATGCCGTTCGAGGACATCGCCCTCATGCGACAGGTTCCCGGTGTCACCATCATCGAACCGAGCGACGCCCAGAGCCTGTATGAGTTGATCCGTCAGGCCTATGAGCTGAACAAGGCTTCCTATACCCGGGTTCCCAGAAAGGGTGCCACCCACCGCTACCCGGTGGGAACTCCCATTGAATTGGGCAAGGGCATAGTCCTGGCCGAAGGATCGGATGTCGGTATTTTCGCTACCGGAGAAGTAATGGTCAATGCCGCCCAGGAGGCGGTGAAGCTGTTGCTCCAGAAGGGAGTGAAAGCCACCTTGGTCGACCTGCATACCATCCGTCCCCTCGATTATCCCTTGATCGAGCAGGTGGCAGCAAAAACCGGCCGGATCCTGGTCTGTGAAAACGGCCGGTATGCAGGCGGGATCGGAGAGGCCGTTGCCGCACACCTCGCCCGGGTACAGCCGACCCGAATGGATTTCGTCAATGTCGGCGAACGTTTCGGGGAAGTCGGGAAACTTGCCTACCTTGCACAAACCTTCGGTTTTACCGCTGCTTCAATCGTCGAGAAGGTTGAAGCCTTGGTAGCTGTATGA
- a CDS encoding tetratricopeptide repeat protein, translating into MDVLKWYYQRRMLNAMVQNSWPEAERFTRKLIKHSGPSVGLVYNLALITFGAGKMEDAYTQLLGAIQTYGESLRLCRLLADIAYLSGKRQDAIDWYAKAQKEVISSKEKKFIVLRMDILANAELYDRVLDVLSRMQTAHDAMTKNLDIAYEQYCSIVEIDPTQIEALNNLGVLELEHYHRKEQAIQYFIRVLELVDHQGAARNLAKAKKS; encoded by the coding sequence ATGGATGTATTGAAATGGTACTATCAACGAAGAATGCTAAACGCCATGGTGCAGAATTCTTGGCCTGAAGCAGAACGCTTCACACGAAAACTCATCAAGCACAGCGGTCCCTCCGTTGGATTGGTGTACAACCTGGCATTGATAACGTTTGGTGCCGGCAAGATGGAAGACGCGTATACACAGCTTCTAGGAGCAATACAGACATATGGAGAAAGTCTCAGGCTTTGTCGCTTACTTGCCGATATTGCCTATTTGAGCGGCAAAAGACAGGATGCAATCGATTGGTATGCAAAAGCCCAGAAGGAAGTAATTTCCAGCAAAGAAAAGAAATTCATTGTTTTGCGGATGGATATTCTTGCAAATGCTGAACTCTATGACCGTGTCCTTGATGTTCTTTCACGTATGCAAACAGCACATGATGCGATGACAAAGAATCTTGACATCGCATATGAACAGTATTGCTCAATTGTGGAAATAGACCCGACACAGATAGAGGCTTTGAACAATCTTGGAGTTCTTGAGCTTGAGCATTATCATCGGAAAGAGCAGGCCATTCAATACTTCATCAGAGTTCTGGAATTGGTTGACCACCAAGGTGCAGCAAGGAACCTTGCCAAGGCAAAAAAATCCTGA
- a CDS encoding DUF6062 family protein, which produces MKLELETIPVWDGVASKSECYVCDLMAEAQKDALSFYLGNSVMNPGTRVKVNESGFCTKHWQLLTAANKPQGIALMTDTYLGMTRTKFEKSINSLLGTKNPRQAKKAIQSLKEDMQKREKGCLVCSAMQQRLDRYLFTTCYLWGEDSAFRSALQEGKGFCLHHFQLLLETAPAVLSGSLLAQFVHDLTQTEVLNLDRIANDVHWMTQKYKSENMDKPWNGCEDAHKRGVDKMTGRHRVIDPV; this is translated from the coding sequence ATGAAGCTTGAACTGGAAACCATTCCTGTATGGGATGGTGTTGCAAGCAAGAGTGAGTGCTACGTGTGTGATTTGATGGCCGAGGCCCAGAAGGATGCTCTTTCCTTCTATCTGGGAAATTCGGTCATGAACCCCGGGACTCGGGTCAAGGTCAATGAGAGCGGGTTCTGTACCAAGCATTGGCAGCTGTTGACAGCCGCCAACAAACCCCAGGGCATCGCTCTGATGACCGATACATACCTTGGCATGACACGGACCAAGTTTGAGAAATCGATAAACAGCCTGCTGGGGACCAAGAATCCCAGGCAGGCCAAGAAGGCCATACAATCCTTGAAGGAAGATATGCAAAAGCGCGAGAAAGGATGCTTGGTCTGTAGTGCGATGCAGCAGCGCCTGGATCGCTATCTATTCACTACCTGCTATCTATGGGGGGAGGACTCAGCTTTCCGTTCTGCCCTGCAGGAAGGCAAAGGGTTTTGCCTGCATCACTTCCAGCTTCTGTTGGAAACGGCTCCGGCCGTTCTATCGGGTTCGTTGCTCGCCCAGTTTGTACATGACCTGACCCAGACCGAGGTGCTCAACCTGGACAGAATAGCAAATGATGTTCATTGGATGACCCAGAAGTACAAGTCGGAGAATATGGATAAACCTTGGAATGGATGTGAGGATGCCCACAAGCGGGGTGTGGACAAGATGACCGGCCGTCACCGCGTCATTGATCCTGTATAG
- a CDS encoding adenosine deaminase, producing the protein MVTKEIIQQVPKVELHDHLDGGLRIQTILELAKEQHVELPSNDPQKLHDWFVRGCKQKSLTLYLEPFGVTTQVMQTQQALERVAFEAVEDLAREHVCYAEIRFAPILHVNKGLSLEQVVQAVLDGLQRGTRQTGMPTGLILCAMRNQSPSISHTIAELAVAFADRGVVGFDLAGDEIGYPPKKHLEAFQFIRNKNFNITIHAGEAFGVESIWQAVQLCGAHRIGHGVRLVEDMGLEGSRIDEMGSLANFILDRRIPMEMCLTSNVGTGAAKDYASHPFPILFRNKFRVFLCSDNRLMSDTNLTREMELAVQYYNLNIRDLEKITINAMKSAFIHHDQKLSIIYDVIKKGYLAIREQYGITDY; encoded by the coding sequence ATGGTAACGAAGGAAATCATCCAGCAGGTTCCGAAAGTGGAACTGCATGACCATCTTGACGGTGGATTGAGGATCCAGACCATTCTGGAGCTTGCCAAGGAGCAGCACGTTGAGCTTCCCAGCAATGATCCGCAGAAGTTGCATGACTGGTTTGTCCGCGGTTGCAAGCAAAAAAGTTTGACTCTGTATCTGGAACCCTTCGGTGTAACCACCCAGGTAATGCAGACCCAGCAGGCCCTCGAGAGGGTTGCCTTCGAAGCGGTTGAAGATCTGGCGCGCGAACATGTCTGCTATGCAGAAATTCGTTTTGCTCCCATTCTCCATGTCAACAAGGGCTTGAGTCTCGAACAGGTGGTACAGGCTGTGCTTGATGGACTGCAGCGGGGAACAAGGCAGACAGGCATGCCCACCGGCTTGATTTTGTGTGCAATGCGCAACCAGAGCCCGAGCATCAGCCACACCATTGCAGAACTTGCAGTTGCCTTTGCCGACCGGGGTGTTGTCGGATTCGACCTGGCAGGTGATGAGATCGGCTACCCTCCCAAGAAACATCTGGAGGCTTTCCAGTTCATCCGCAACAAGAACTTCAACATTACCATTCATGCAGGGGAAGCCTTCGGCGTGGAGTCGATCTGGCAGGCGGTACAGCTGTGCGGCGCCCACCGCATCGGACACGGTGTGCGTCTGGTCGAAGACATGGGGCTTGAAGGGTCAAGAATCGATGAGATGGGTTCGCTTGCGAATTTCATCCTCGACCGCCGCATCCCGATGGAGATGTGCCTGACCAGCAACGTAGGAACAGGAGCCGCCAAGGACTATGCAAGCCATCCCTTCCCTATCTTGTTCCGCAACAAGTTCCGTGTATTTTTGTGCAGCGACAACCGCCTGATGAGTGATACCAATCTCACCCGTGAGATGGAACTCGCCGTACAATATTATAACCTGAACATTCGTGACCTGGAGAAAATCACCATCAATGCGATGAAGTCAGCTTTCATCCATCACGACCAGAAGCTTTCCATCATCTACGATGTGATCAAGAAAGGATATTTGGCCATCAGGGAGCAGTACGGTATCACCGATTATTAA
- a CDS encoding class II aldolase/adducin family protein yields the protein MDIKQYEQQRRQVASFMTRLYDRQLTTASGGNISLRINEDLFCITPSALDKGLLTFEDIAVVTIDGKNLTPQLRLSIETEMHRLILISRPDCTAIVHAHPTYVSAFTAIQKDGKCAINTHLIAESYYILEDPVLVDYRLMGTVNLAEIAAVKAFDHDVLLLENHGAVTLGHSMLEAFDKIELLERAAQMTVITTQMASAGYDVSPLGENRLQQLMHMKYQK from the coding sequence ATGGATATCAAACAATACGAACAACAGCGGCGACAAGTCGCTTCTTTCATGACGCGCCTGTACGACCGGCAACTTACCACGGCCAGTGGCGGAAACATCAGCCTGAGAATAAATGAGGATCTGTTCTGCATCACTCCTTCCGCTTTGGATAAAGGCTTGCTCACCTTCGAGGACATCGCAGTAGTCACCATTGACGGCAAGAACCTGACGCCTCAGCTGCGCCTGAGCATAGAGACCGAGATGCATCGCCTCATTCTCATCTCCCGCCCCGACTGTACAGCGATCGTGCATGCCCATCCTACGTATGTGTCGGCATTCACCGCCATACAGAAGGATGGAAAGTGTGCGATAAACACCCATTTGATCGCCGAATCCTACTATATTCTTGAAGACCCTGTTCTGGTCGACTACCGCCTGATGGGGACGGTCAACCTTGCGGAGATTGCGGCGGTGAAGGCGTTCGACCACGACGTGTTGTTGCTGGAAAACCATGGGGCGGTAACCCTCGGGCATTCGATGCTTGAGGCCTTCGATAAGATTGAGCTTCTTGAGCGGGCAGCACAAATGACGGTGATCACAACACAGATGGCATCTGCAGGATACGATGTCTCCCCCTTGGGAGAGAACCGGTTGCAGCAGCTTATGCACATGAAATACCAAAAATAG